One segment of Ancylothrix sp. D3o DNA contains the following:
- a CDS encoding GNAT family N-acetyltransferase gives MGFWKNLFSGSVRGESPEAMASSVNYGASGEEFPLGAGEVSSQTLPDSGSQSLSRFAGSNVRVFFSTDRDLDLYELEELCDAVGWSRRPLRKVKKAIQHSFLVVSMWEVRGAKRRLIGFCRATSDHAFNATLWDVVVHPDYQGKGLGKALMKFLIKKLRSEDISNITLFADPHVVDFYRTLGFMPDPEGIKGMFWYPD, from the coding sequence ATGGGTTTTTGGAAAAACTTATTTAGCGGTTCTGTTCGCGGAGAGTCGCCAGAGGCGATGGCCTCTTCGGTCAACTATGGAGCTTCAGGCGAGGAATTTCCTCTCGGTGCCGGTGAAGTGTCTTCCCAAACGTTGCCTGATTCCGGTTCTCAGTCGCTCTCTCGCTTTGCGGGATCTAATGTTCGGGTTTTTTTTAGTACCGACCGAGACTTAGACCTCTATGAACTTGAAGAACTTTGTGATGCAGTTGGCTGGTCACGCCGGCCCCTTCGCAAGGTTAAAAAGGCAATTCAGCACAGTTTTTTGGTGGTTTCGATGTGGGAGGTACGCGGGGCCAAACGTCGTTTGATTGGCTTTTGCCGCGCTACGTCGGATCATGCTTTTAATGCCACTCTCTGGGATGTGGTGGTTCACCCCGATTACCAGGGCAAAGGTTTAGGAAAGGCATTAATGAAGTTTTTAATTAAAAAACTCCGCAGTGAAGATATCAGTAATATCACTTTATTTGCTGACCCTCATGTGGTAGATTTTTATCGGACTTTGGGTTTTATGCCCGATCCTGAAGGCATTAAAGGTATGTTTTGGTATCCTGATTAA
- a CDS encoding Photosystem I reaction center subunit III — protein sequence MRRILALVLAIGLWISCVPTAFAGEPNVAGLVPCSESPAFQMRAENARNTTADPQSGQKRFERYSQALCGPEGLPHLIADGRWSHAGDFIIPSILFLYIAGWIGWVGRAYLIDVRKSDSPEENEIIINVPLALSKMLTGFIWPLAAIKEALSGELYAKDSEIPISPR from the coding sequence ATGAGACGAATTCTGGCGTTAGTTTTGGCCATAGGTCTTTGGATCTCTTGTGTGCCCACCGCGTTTGCCGGTGAGCCGAATGTGGCTGGTTTGGTGCCTTGCAGTGAGTCGCCGGCGTTCCAAATGCGGGCAGAAAATGCACGGAATACAACGGCTGATCCGCAGTCTGGACAAAAACGGTTTGAGCGTTATTCGCAAGCTTTGTGCGGCCCAGAAGGTCTGCCTCATTTGATTGCAGATGGCCGGTGGAGTCATGCAGGGGATTTTATTATTCCTAGCATTTTGTTTTTGTATATTGCCGGTTGGATCGGCTGGGTTGGTCGGGCTTATTTGATTGATGTTCGTAAGAGCGATAGCCCCGAAGAAAACGAAATCATCATCAATGTGCCTTTGGCTCTTAGCAAAATGCTGACTGGGTTTATTTGGCCTTTGGCAGCAATTAAAGAAGCCCTGAGCGGCGAGTTGTATGCTAAAGATAGCGAAATTCCTATCTCGCCTCGCTAG
- a CDS encoding photosystem I reaction center subunit XI, with translation MQSKSDARDNEVVFPAGDPLVGNLATPVNASGWTLKFINSLPAYRKNLSASRRGLEVGMAHGYFLFGPFCWFNPLRETTIADFIGLLSTISVVIILTFALSLYAAVLDINLPVETVTTPQVPEDFKTQKGWRDFATGFLVGGVGGGVAAYLVYQVVKLIIF, from the coding sequence ATGCAGTCAAAGAGTGATGCAAGAGATAATGAGGTTGTGTTTCCGGCTGGTGATCCGCTGGTGGGAAATTTGGCTACGCCGGTGAATGCTTCTGGTTGGACTTTGAAGTTTATTAATAGTTTACCGGCTTATAGAAAGAATTTATCGGCGTCCCGGCGGGGTTTAGAAGTAGGGATGGCGCATGGTTATTTTTTGTTTGGGCCTTTTTGTTGGTTTAATCCGCTGCGGGAGACGACAATTGCGGATTTTATCGGGTTGTTATCAACAATTAGTGTGGTGATAATTTTAACGTTTGCTTTGTCGCTTTATGCGGCGGTTTTGGATATTAATTTGCCGGTGGAAACGGTGACGACACCGCAAGTGCCAGAAGATTTTAAAACGCAAAAAGGGTGGAGAGATTTTGCAACCGGCTTTTTAGTTGGCGGTGTTGGTGGTGGTGTTGCGGCGTATTTGGTATATCAAGTTGTGAAGTTAATTATTTTCTAA
- a CDS encoding DUF262 domain-containing protein, producing MKASEEKLQKIIEGTIQYVVPLFQRAYSWTKSEWQALWDDIITLCEQENPRVHFMGSIVTMPADSAPGGCPKYILIDGQQRITTIFILLAALRDKAKPVDQKLADQIQNTILVNQYEEGLDFYKIQPTQVDREAFYRIIQSETPIEKNGISESYGFFEKKLHLSKIDFQKLKKVICSNFSLVSVVLNSDDDPYLVFESLNAKGKLLTQADLIRNYFFMKIEVNNQESIYDKYWLPMQELLGDNLTEFIRHYLTKSGSVVNKGEIYFQIKDRISKGDPVLYLKDLSIFAEYYAKLLDPNREEKEEVRKYLLRLNSLEVGTVYPFLLNCYDDWAKSKITEDEFLIILKIIENFVLRRFVCNIQTRGLNRLFALLYSQVSKDSNLAESNFIERLKLALQKQKYPKDSEFKDRLMDVQLYGINRTQKARLILESIEESFNHKEKVALKGLTIEHIMPQSLTDWWKEHLGEDCQITHELLLHTLGNLTLTGYNSELSNADFLKKRTHFQDSNLELNKCFGDKQSWCQEDIEARGEYLADIALKIWSYFGEESPEEPSLHNITGRKPKKLRIFGQEEVVKTWRDVLELTLNTIADFDSERFQDIVEQFPGFVAWDEKGFKEWRRLKNGAFIEVSLSAKRIHSFCIKAIQTAEISEENWQLELEEEK from the coding sequence ATGAAAGCCTCTGAAGAAAAATTACAAAAAATTATCGAAGGGACAATACAATACGTTGTCCCATTGTTTCAGCGAGCTTACAGTTGGACAAAATCTGAGTGGCAAGCGTTGTGGGATGATATTATCACCCTCTGTGAACAGGAAAATCCCCGTGTTCATTTTATGGGTTCCATTGTAACGATGCCGGCAGACTCTGCGCCCGGAGGATGTCCCAAATATATTTTAATCGACGGACAACAACGCATAACAACAATTTTTATATTACTTGCGGCTTTGCGGGATAAAGCCAAGCCGGTTGATCAAAAATTAGCAGATCAAATTCAGAATACTATTCTAGTAAACCAGTATGAGGAAGGCTTAGATTTTTATAAAATTCAGCCTACACAGGTAGATAGAGAAGCATTCTACCGAATTATTCAGTCTGAAACCCCAATTGAGAAAAACGGTATTTCCGAATCTTATGGCTTTTTTGAAAAGAAATTGCACCTAAGCAAAATAGATTTTCAAAAATTAAAAAAAGTTATATGTAGCAATTTTTCGCTTGTAAGCGTTGTTCTTAATAGTGATGACGATCCTTATCTTGTCTTTGAAAGTTTAAACGCCAAAGGAAAGTTGTTAACCCAAGCGGATCTGATTCGGAACTACTTTTTTATGAAAATTGAGGTAAATAATCAAGAATCTATTTATGATAAATACTGGCTACCAATGCAGGAACTTTTAGGGGATAACCTCACGGAATTTATTCGCCATTACTTAACAAAAAGTGGATCAGTAGTTAACAAAGGTGAAATTTATTTCCAGATTAAAGACCGAATTTCTAAAGGTGATCCAGTTCTCTACCTTAAAGATTTATCGATTTTTGCAGAATACTATGCAAAACTTTTGGATCCAAACCGTGAAGAAAAGGAGGAAGTTCGTAAGTATCTTTTGCGCTTAAATAGCCTAGAAGTAGGGACAGTCTACCCATTTCTTTTGAACTGCTATGATGATTGGGCAAAAAGCAAAATAACTGAAGACGAATTTCTTATAATTTTAAAAATTATAGAAAACTTCGTTTTACGGCGTTTTGTTTGCAATATTCAAACCAGAGGTTTAAATCGCCTGTTTGCTTTGCTTTATTCACAAGTGAGCAAAGATTCCAATTTGGCTGAATCAAATTTTATAGAGCGTTTAAAATTAGCTCTCCAGAAACAGAAATATCCAAAAGATAGCGAGTTTAAAGACAGGTTAATGGATGTGCAACTGTACGGAATAAATCGCACACAAAAGGCAAGGTTGATTCTGGAATCTATAGAAGAATCTTTTAATCACAAAGAAAAAGTTGCTTTAAAAGGGCTTACTATTGAGCATATTATGCCCCAGAGTTTGACGGATTGGTGGAAGGAACACTTAGGAGAAGATTGCCAGATCACCCATGAGTTACTGCTACATACTTTAGGTAACTTAACGCTAACTGGCTATAATTCTGAGCTTTCTAATGCTGATTTTTTGAAGAAGCGAACTCACTTTCAAGATAGCAACCTGGAGTTAAATAAATGTTTTGGTGATAAGCAAAGTTGGTGCCAAGAAGACATAGAAGCACGGGGTGAATATTTGGCTGATATTGCTTTAAAAATTTGGAGTTATTTTGGGGAAGAATCGCCTGAAGAGCCTTCTCTCCATAACATCACAGGTCGCAAACCGAAAAAATTGCGTATTTTTGGTCAAGAAGAGGTGGTGAAAACCTGGCGAGATGTTTTAGAACTAACCTTAAATACTATTGCGGATTTTGATTCGGAGCGGTTTCAAGATATTGTAGAACAATTCCCTGGTTTTGTGGCATGGGATGAAAAAGGATTTAAAGAATGGCGGAGACTTAAAAATGGAGCTTTTATCGAAGTTTCTTTATCAGCAAAACGTATCCATAGTTTCTGTATTAAAGCAATACAAACCGCAGAAATATCAGAAGAAAACTGGCAGCTTGAGTTAGAAGAGGAAAAGTAA
- a CDS encoding DUF2281 domain-containing protein → MFKTLLKMPESLKKEILHYAQYLLEKHS, encoded by the coding sequence ATTTTTAAAACTCTCCTCAAAATGCCAGAATCTCTAAAAAAAGAAATATTGCATTACGCCCAATATCTCCTAGAAAAACATTCCTAA
- the tsaD gene encoding tRNA (adenosine(37)-N6)-threonylcarbamoyltransferase complex transferase subunit TsaD — MATVLAIETSCDETAVAIVKNREVISSIITSQIATHRQYGGVVPEVASRLHVESINPAIAQAFAEAGLNWTEIDGIAATCAPGLVGSLMVGVTTAKTLAILHQKPFIGIHHLEGHIYASYLSDTSLQPPFLCLLVSGGHTSLIHVKDCGVYETLGQTRDDAAGEAFDKVARLLGLAYPGGPVIDNLAKLGNPATYPLPEGNISLPAGGYHPYDSSFSGLKTAVLRLVKKLQSEGGEMPVNDIAASFQQTVAKSLTRRAIKCALDCQLKTIAVGGGVAANSGLRQHLQQAAEQNNLKVIFPPMKFCTDNAAMIGCAAAEHLNRGHTSPLTLGVQSRLSLSHLMQLYSKTA, encoded by the coding sequence ATGGCAACCGTTTTAGCAATTGAAACAAGTTGTGACGAAACAGCGGTGGCAATTGTAAAGAATCGTGAAGTAATTAGCAGTATCATTACCTCACAAATAGCCACCCACCGACAGTATGGAGGCGTTGTCCCAGAGGTTGCCTCTCGCCTTCACGTCGAAAGCATCAACCCAGCCATCGCCCAAGCCTTCGCAGAGGCCGGTTTAAACTGGACAGAAATCGACGGCATCGCCGCCACCTGCGCCCCTGGCTTAGTCGGCTCGCTCATGGTAGGTGTCACCACCGCCAAAACCCTCGCCATATTGCACCAAAAACCCTTTATAGGCATCCACCACCTCGAAGGGCATATCTACGCCTCCTATCTCAGCGATACCAGCCTGCAACCACCCTTTTTATGCCTATTGGTATCAGGAGGACACACCAGCCTCATTCACGTCAAAGACTGCGGCGTGTACGAAACCCTCGGACAAACCCGCGATGATGCCGCCGGCGAAGCCTTTGATAAAGTCGCACGCTTACTCGGTTTAGCTTACCCAGGCGGGCCGGTCATTGATAACCTCGCAAAACTTGGCAACCCAGCCACCTATCCCCTCCCCGAAGGCAACATCTCCTTACCGGCCGGTGGTTATCACCCCTATGACTCCAGCTTCAGCGGCCTAAAAACCGCCGTTTTGCGCCTAGTCAAAAAACTGCAAAGCGAAGGCGGAGAAATGCCGGTGAACGACATAGCCGCAAGCTTCCAGCAAACCGTAGCCAAAAGCCTAACCCGCCGCGCCATCAAATGCGCCCTTGATTGCCAATTAAAAACCATCGCCGTCGGCGGAGGCGTAGCCGCCAATAGCGGTTTAAGACAACACCTGCAACAGGCAGCCGAGCAAAACAACCTCAAAGTCATCTTCCCGCCCATGAAATTCTGCACCGACAACGCCGCGATGATCGGCTGCGCCGCAGCAGAACACCTAAATCGAGGCCACACATCCCCCCTCACCTTGGGCGTTCAATCTCGACTTTCCCTTAGCCATCTGATGCAGCTATATAGTAAAACCGCCTAA
- the xseA gene encoding exodeoxyribonuclease VII large subunit has translation MFSSSGNSSIPETAFSITAITSYIKNLLETNELLQLVWVVGEVSSLNPHRNGHLYFSLQDSQRGATLNCVVWNRQQSRLTHRPELGKKVVVLGSLQLYPQQGKYQLSALQVIDAGAGLQQMRLQQLRNRLEAEGLFDPTRKRPLPPHPQTIAVVTSPNGAAWGDIQRTLKQRYPGLRVLLSPATVQGEQAPASIVAAIKRIEKDGRAEVLILARGGGAVEDLASFNDERIIRAVAECKIPVITGLGHERDESLTDLVADICAHTPTAAAAKVVPNLAELYTAHRYRLQRLYDSVENKCEQKRNNLEQLRDRLVRGMQTRLNQETERCRYLGEKLSVLDPQAVLKRGYAVVQLDDGTIVRSIDSVKVGEEVTILLAGGRLRVKVI, from the coding sequence ATGTTTTCTTCTTCTGGTAATTCTTCTATTCCTGAAACAGCGTTCTCGATCACTGCTATCACTTCTTATATTAAAAATTTGCTAGAAACAAACGAATTACTCCAGCTTGTTTGGGTGGTTGGCGAAGTTTCGAGTTTAAATCCTCATCGCAATGGTCATCTTTATTTTAGCTTGCAAGATTCGCAACGCGGAGCAACTCTAAACTGTGTCGTCTGGAACCGGCAGCAATCTCGACTAACACACCGGCCCGAACTTGGCAAAAAAGTCGTAGTTTTAGGAAGTCTGCAACTTTATCCGCAGCAGGGAAAATATCAATTGAGTGCTCTGCAAGTTATCGACGCGGGGGCCGGTTTGCAGCAAATGCGCTTGCAACAATTACGCAATCGTTTAGAAGCAGAAGGTTTATTTGACCCAACTCGCAAACGTCCGCTACCTCCCCATCCGCAAACTATCGCGGTGGTAACATCTCCTAACGGTGCGGCGTGGGGAGATATACAGCGTACCCTCAAACAGCGTTATCCGGGGTTACGGGTGTTGTTGTCACCGGCCACCGTACAAGGTGAACAAGCCCCGGCTTCAATTGTTGCAGCGATTAAGCGAATAGAAAAGGATGGGAGGGCGGAAGTTTTGATTTTAGCCAGGGGTGGGGGTGCGGTGGAAGACTTAGCCAGCTTTAATGATGAGCGAATTATCAGAGCCGTTGCTGAGTGTAAAATACCTGTAATAACCGGCCTAGGTCACGAAAGAGATGAATCATTAACTGATTTGGTAGCGGATATTTGTGCTCATACTCCCACCGCCGCCGCTGCCAAAGTTGTGCCGAACTTAGCCGAACTTTATACAGCCCACCGCTATCGCTTGCAACGTTTATATGATAGTGTTGAGAATAAATGTGAGCAAAAAAGAAATAATTTAGAGCAATTGCGAGACCGACTTGTGAGAGGAATGCAGACACGATTAAATCAAGAAACGGAACGTTGCCGGTATTTAGGGGAAAAATTAAGTGTTCTTGACCCGCAAGCGGTTTTAAAGCGGGGCTATGCTGTGGTGCAATTAGATGATGGGACTATTGTTCGCTCTATAGATAGTGTGAAAGTGGGAGAAGAAGTAACGATTTTGTTAGCGGGGGGCCGGTTGAGAGTTAAAGTTATCTAG
- a CDS encoding NAD(+) kinase — protein MPKAGIIYNDNKPVACRIAEELKDKLISCGWEVCLTNGMGGILGYSSPDKPICHTPIELLSPPGFDEEMSFAVVLGGDGTVLSAFRQVAPAGIPLLAVNTGHMGFLTETYLNQLPAALEQAMAGEYEIEQRTMLAVQLWREDIKLWEALCLNEMVLHREPLTCMCHFEIKVGRHAPVDIAADGIILSTPTGSTAYALSAGGPVIVPGVAVLQILPICPHSLASRALVFANTEPVVIYPANPDRLVMTVDGNAGCYVLPDDRVRIEKSPYPAKFIRVKPPEFFHILREKLGWGLPHIAKPTSVELP, from the coding sequence GTGCCAAAAGCAGGCATTATATATAACGACAATAAACCCGTAGCTTGTCGCATCGCCGAAGAATTAAAAGACAAGCTAATTTCCTGTGGTTGGGAAGTTTGTTTAACAAACGGGATGGGTGGAATATTAGGTTATTCCAGTCCCGATAAGCCTATCTGCCACACTCCTATCGAACTACTTTCACCGCCAGGTTTTGATGAAGAAATGAGTTTTGCGGTGGTGTTAGGGGGAGATGGTACGGTTCTTTCTGCGTTTCGCCAAGTTGCACCGGCCGGTATTCCTTTACTTGCTGTTAACACCGGCCACATGGGTTTCTTAACTGAAACTTATCTTAATCAATTGCCGGCAGCCCTTGAACAAGCAATGGCTGGGGAATATGAAATTGAACAGCGCACGATGTTAGCGGTGCAACTGTGGCGAGAAGATATCAAACTTTGGGAGGCTTTGTGTCTCAATGAAATGGTGTTACATCGGGAACCATTAACCTGTATGTGCCATTTTGAAATTAAGGTAGGCCGGCACGCACCTGTTGATATTGCAGCGGATGGGATAATTTTATCAACTCCAACTGGTTCTACTGCCTATGCACTTTCTGCCGGTGGGCCGGTGATTGTGCCTGGGGTGGCGGTTTTACAGATTTTACCAATTTGTCCTCATTCTCTGGCATCGCGGGCTTTAGTTTTTGCCAATACAGAGCCGGTGGTTATTTATCCCGCTAATCCTGATAGGTTAGTGATGACTGTTGATGGTAATGCCGGTTGTTATGTGCTGCCAGACGACCGCGTGCGAATTGAAAAATCCCCTTATCCTGCTAAATTTATTCGTGTTAAACCACCAGAGTTTTTTCATATTTTGCGGGAAAAATTAGGCTGGGGTTTGCCGCATATTGCAAAACCAACTTCGGTAGAATTGCCTTAA
- a CDS encoding Uma2 family endonuclease — MNVEVTQTTTPETQDDWWTPPMPPTDLIFDDGEPLESNRHRIAMNVLIRSLQQAWADRQDYFTGGNMFIYYSSAQARNRDFRGPDFFVVLDVDGTQTRQGWVVWEENGRYPDTIVELMSPSTANIDKNDKKHLYERTFRTRDYFVYDPFNPNTLQGWSLDAAHHYQPLEPNEQGRLWSQTLGFWLGTWEGTIDRETAPWLRFYDTQGNLVFLPEEAAQQRAEQEAQRAEQEAQRAEQEAQRAEQEAQRAEHEAQRAERLAARLRELGENPDSL, encoded by the coding sequence ATGAACGTTGAGGTAACACAAACCACAACCCCTGAAACCCAAGACGACTGGTGGACACCCCCCATGCCACCCACAGACCTAATCTTTGACGACGGGGAACCCTTGGAAAGCAACCGCCACCGTATCGCCATGAACGTCCTCATACGTTCACTACAGCAAGCCTGGGCCGACCGGCAAGATTACTTCACCGGCGGAAATATGTTCATCTACTACAGCAGCGCACAAGCCCGTAACCGCGACTTTAGAGGGCCAGATTTCTTCGTCGTTCTCGACGTAGACGGCACCCAAACTCGCCAAGGCTGGGTCGTCTGGGAAGAAAACGGGCGCTACCCAGACACCATCGTAGAACTAATGAGCCCCAGCACAGCCAATATCGACAAAAACGACAAAAAACATCTCTACGAGCGTACTTTTCGCACCAGAGATTACTTTGTCTATGACCCCTTTAACCCCAACACCTTACAAGGCTGGAGTCTGGATGCGGCTCACCACTACCAACCCCTTGAGCCCAACGAACAGGGCCGGCTTTGGAGTCAAACATTAGGCTTTTGGCTGGGAACCTGGGAAGGCACCATTGACCGAGAAACCGCCCCTTGGCTCAGGTTTTACGACACCCAAGGAAACCTCGTTTTCCTCCCAGAAGAAGCAGCACAGCAACGCGCCGAACAGGAAGCCCAACGTGCTGAACAGGAAGCCCAACGTGCTGAACAGGAAGCCCAACGTGCTGAACAGGAAGCCCAACGTGCCGAACACGAAGCCCAACGTGCTGAACGTTTAGCAGCACGGCTGCGAGAACTAGGGGAAAATCCCGACAGCTTGTAA
- a CDS encoding ATP synthase F0 subunit B, which translates to MLRQEASRINPDLTEPIPDDESVSGGGGLDIQRELNRLEEMVLDSPRIPLTRRTLIDEEQVLDQLDLVRLNLPAAYLEAEEIIRRKEEILASAERYAQEIIASAEQEAVQILDEMGLVRQAKLEAEQIRTQVQQECELAQDQTIAEIERLRRSAQQEIEEMRRNAVAEAREIHSGADEYADRVLRNIEQQLGDMMRVIQNGRAALHQESTASRPRDIPTIQTPSPAPVSRPPERPKL; encoded by the coding sequence ATGTTACGCCAGGAAGCATCCCGAATCAACCCCGACCTCACAGAACCCATCCCCGACGATGAATCAGTTTCTGGCGGGGGAGGCTTAGACATCCAGCGGGAACTCAACCGGCTCGAGGAAATGGTTCTCGATAGTCCGCGTATCCCGCTTACCCGACGCACCCTTATTGACGAGGAACAGGTACTCGACCAACTCGACTTAGTGCGTCTCAACCTGCCCGCAGCTTATCTCGAAGCCGAAGAAATTATTCGTCGCAAAGAAGAAATTCTCGCCTCGGCTGAACGCTATGCTCAAGAAATCATTGCTTCGGCTGAACAAGAAGCCGTGCAAATTTTGGATGAAATGGGTTTAGTGCGACAAGCCAAATTAGAAGCCGAGCAAATTAGGACGCAAGTACAGCAAGAGTGCGAATTAGCCCAAGATCAAACTATTGCAGAAATCGAACGTCTGCGTCGCAGCGCTCAACAAGAAATCGAAGAAATGCGGCGAAATGCTGTGGCTGAAGCCAGAGAAATTCACAGTGGTGCTGATGAGTATGCCGACCGAGTGCTAAGAAATATTGAACAGCAACTTGGTGATATGATGCGCGTTATTCAAAATGGCCGCGCTGCTTTACACCAAGAATCAACGGCTTCGCGTCCGCGAGATATCCCAACTATTCAGACTCCCTCACCGGCGCCGGTATCCCGTCCGCCTGAACGACCCAAGCTTTAG
- the psaJ gene encoding photosystem I reaction center subunit IX encodes MQTGFLRFLSSAPVLATIWLSFTAALLIEFNRFFPDLLFHPLP; translated from the coding sequence ATGCAAACAGGTTTTTTACGTTTTCTGTCTTCGGCGCCGGTGTTGGCTACTATCTGGTTGAGCTTTACGGCGGCTCTCTTGATTGAATTTAATCGCTTTTTCCCCGATTTGCTTTTCCATCCCCTGCCATAA
- a CDS encoding SDR family oxidoreductase has translation MSLLVVGATGTLGRQIARRALDEGHQVRCLVRSPKRAAFLKEWGCELVRGDICKPETLPPALEGITAIIDAATARATDSLSIKEVDWDGKVALIQAAKAAGVERYVFISILDAEKYPHVPLMEIKRCTEQYLQDAGMNYTILRTCGFMQGLIGQYAIPILENQVVWVTGETAALAYMDTLDVAKFALKALSVPETEKKTFPVVGTRAWDGDEIIRICERLSGQQAKVTRMPLGVLRAFRGLTRFFQWTWNIADRLAFAEVIATGKPLTASMDEVYPVFQIDPKEITTLESYLQEYYSRILKKLKELDYGQSKLKKQSKRKIPF, from the coding sequence ATGAGTTTATTGGTTGTCGGTGCCACAGGCACATTAGGGAGACAAATCGCCCGACGTGCCTTAGACGAAGGGCATCAAGTACGCTGTTTAGTCCGCAGCCCCAAACGAGCAGCCTTCCTCAAAGAGTGGGGTTGCGAACTGGTGAGGGGCGATATCTGTAAACCCGAAACCCTACCTCCCGCCTTGGAAGGAATCACGGCAATTATTGATGCAGCAACCGCTCGCGCCACCGACTCCCTCAGCATTAAAGAGGTAGACTGGGATGGCAAAGTGGCACTGATTCAAGCTGCCAAAGCCGCCGGGGTCGAGCGTTACGTTTTCATTTCAATTTTGGATGCCGAAAAATACCCGCACGTTCCTTTAATGGAAATTAAGCGGTGTACAGAGCAATACCTGCAAGATGCCGGCATGAATTATACGATTTTGCGTACCTGCGGTTTCATGCAAGGGCTAATCGGGCAATACGCTATCCCCATCCTCGAAAATCAAGTTGTCTGGGTAACAGGCGAAACGGCTGCCTTAGCTTATATGGATACCTTGGATGTAGCAAAATTTGCTCTCAAAGCCCTGAGTGTACCTGAAACTGAAAAGAAAACTTTTCCGGTGGTGGGAACTCGTGCTTGGGATGGCGACGAAATTATTCGTATTTGCGAACGGCTTTCTGGACAACAAGCCAAAGTAACGCGGATGCCTTTGGGTGTATTGCGAGCATTTCGCGGTTTGACTCGTTTCTTTCAGTGGACATGGAATATAGCAGACCGGCTCGCTTTTGCGGAAGTCATCGCCACCGGCAAACCCTTAACGGCGAGTATGGATGAAGTTTATCCGGTTTTCCAAATTGACCCCAAAGAAATCACAACCCTAGAATCATATCTACAGGAGTATTACAGCCGTATTCTCAAAAAACTCAAAGAACTGGACTACGGGCAATCAAAACTCAAAAAACAGTCAAAACGCAAAATTCCTTTTTAA
- the coaD gene encoding pantetheine-phosphate adenylyltransferase, with protein MIAIYPGSFDPITYGHLDIIERGCKLFERVIVLVVRNPSKTPLFEVQKRIEQIGQATQHLTNLEVDSFEGLTVNYAKQREAQVLLRGLRVLSDFEMELQMAHTNKTLSQQIEIVFLATSNEYSFLSSSVVKEIARFGGSVDHLVPPHVAVDIAKCYARKHPESTPTSQNPSPTMNQFLAGEA; from the coding sequence GTGATCGCAATCTATCCTGGCAGCTTTGACCCCATAACCTACGGCCATCTCGACATCATCGAGCGAGGCTGCAAGCTGTTTGAGCGCGTTATCGTGTTGGTAGTGAGAAACCCTAGCAAAACGCCACTGTTTGAGGTGCAAAAGCGGATTGAGCAAATCGGCCAAGCAACTCAACATTTAACTAACCTCGAAGTTGATAGCTTTGAGGGGCTGACAGTCAACTACGCCAAACAGCGAGAAGCCCAAGTGCTGCTGCGCGGTTTACGAGTTTTGTCAGACTTTGAAATGGAACTACAGATGGCGCATACCAACAAAACTCTATCCCAGCAAATTGAAATCGTTTTTCTTGCCACTTCTAACGAATATAGTTTTCTAAGTAGTAGTGTAGTGAAAGAGATAGCCCGATTTGGTGGCTCAGTAGATCATCTTGTCCCCCCTCACGTCGCCGTAGATATCGCCAAATGTTACGCCAGGAAGCATCCCGAATCAACCCCGACCTCACAGAACCCATCCCCGACGATGAATCAGTTTCTGGCGGGGGAGGCTTAG